The nucleotide window TTTAACTATTGTAAACCAATTGTTTTGATGAGGAAGACCAAAAGAGCCAATTAACTACTAAACTAGCAAATATTTAATCCCCTTACCAGATAGAAAAAATAGAGCAAGTAAGGTCAACACTGTTTTAGAAtataactcatttaaaaaatctttcagagGAAATTATGCAAGATTTTAAGCATCAGGTCATTTAACCATGTAAGCAGTAGAGGACAGTTTGGATAGAGACGCAGACCAGTTTCCTAAAGGATGTTAAAGGATGAACCTGATGCTAAAAagagagtaaaaagaaaaaagatggtaAATGTAAACATGTATGATTTTTATAACAAGTTTTTGCCCACTTCAGTGCTTGATGGAGTTATCATATTTGTACACTAATGGCATGATCTTCAAAATAAGGCATCAGAAGGTGAAAAGGACATCTTTTTTGGCCAAATGATGACTTCTCTAATGGGGAGGACAAGTTAACTGAGCATTTTAATgtcacaaacaaataaataaatttaaataaaaaataaagaaaacaaagttgGAGGAACTTTTACTACTAGGTCAAGTATCCCACGAGGAGATACATGTTGGAAAGCACTGCTTGAGTTAAATGATGAAAAGGAGGATTCCAGATACTAGAAAGTACCTCACAGACCTCATTACaaaaaaaggcaacaaaattGGCAATAGCTACTAATCCATGTGCCTCCTTTCTCAGACATAAGATTTCAAGAAGGTTTCCAGAGACAAAATAGAGAGAACCAATTCCTACTCAGGTAACATTGAATTGTGATACTTCTTCCAACtctagaaaataaagaaactgaggtgaaaagagggtaaatgatttgtccaaagccaAACACTATGACACACCACAGCCAGAAGTCTTTCCATAATTTAATACTTCCCTCTCctttgggaatgtaaattctccTGTAtctaggagtgtgtgtgtgtgtgtgtgtgtgtgtgtgtgagagagagacagagagagagagagagacagagagagagagagagagagagagaagagagagagagagagagaagagaaagagagagagagagagagagagagagagagagagagagagagagagagagagagagagagagagagagagagagagagagagagggagagagagagagattccagTTGTTAAAACATAAAGTAATAAAAGATTCTTCCCTGAGTAGAATACCATATTTATGAAATTCATTTGATATATTTGTTGCtacaatatgaaatatgaaagggATGTAACGTTCACAGATGTTGTTCAGATTTTAGGAGATTCTTCTTACCACAAAGGTACAGTAAATATAATTAGCATTAATACAGCACTTTatagggctttacaaatattgcctcataAAATTCTCATAAAAACCTATGAGTTAGGTGGTATTAttgaactcattttacagaagggaaaaaactgagtcagaaagattaaattacttgcccaaggtcacacagctaataagtgtttgaggctggatttgagcaaaggctttcttgattccaggtccatttCTCTACCTAGCTGCAAAACTCTCTGGATCTTATCTGCATTTCTGCCTCAATTGTCCCCAATTTAGCAAAGATATCTACTAAACTCTTTCAGTTTTTAAATAGGattgaaacaacaacaataacaataacccTTACctccagtcttagaatcaatattgggtattagttccaaggcagaagagcagttagggctaggcaatgtgggttaggtacttgcccagggtcacaaagccaggaagtgtctgaagccagctttgagcccaggatctcaagtctttaggtctggctctcaatccactgagccatccagctgcttcCTCAATACATGAGTGGGACTGAAGAAACAGCATTTTTAAATATGGAGAAACCATACACACAGAGCAACAGATATCACAAAAAATCTATAGACTGAAAAggttttaaatgatttttcagcAAAAGGAATTACCAGCAGATAGAATTCCATTAAGAAAATAGTGGCCTTTTAAATAATGAAGTTTAGTTTCTTCCGCAGAGCCACCCACAGCCTTGCATTCCCACCCTTACTGTCAAGCTGCTCACTTTGAATATGGTGCATTGGGCTTGGGGATTTGCATGAATTCTTCAGGCTCCTGTCATATGAAATACTGGTCCCAAGATTGTGATTGTTTACAAACTATGACAGCTCCCATCTGCCAGGAGGTTGTCTAAATGCCTTCAAGCATAGCTTGCAAAACTCATTCAAATCTTTGTTTTTACTTGATAGTGTTTAAATAATTCATCTTGGTCATTTTTCACTGATTAAAGGAGAGACTTTTACTGATGACAGACAGTAGGCTTTTTTTAAActatcctttcttttctattgCGTGAAGGAAGGTCAAACAATATGACACCATTTCCCTTTAAACTGTAATCTCAGAGGTTTTATGCAGTCAGGACTTGCTGAACTGTGTATTTCTCTTTCAGAGTAAGGTGAGCCCTCTGCCCAAATATGGTAATCTAAGGGGTTTCATCTACCTATAAAATTTGAATCTGATGAGACTTTAGAGGGTCCCTTTGGTGCAACTCATACCCCCAAAACACTCCCCTCTGCAGTATACCTGAGAAATGCtcactttgtcttttcttttttaaacccttatcttccatcttggagtcaatactgtgtattggctccaaggcagaagagtggtaagggctaggcaatgggggtcaagtgacttgcccaaggtcacacagctgggaagtatctgaggccagatttgaacctaggacctccagtctctagggctagctctcaatccactgagctacccagctgccccctattttgcCTTTTCTTGAAGAACTCTTATCCAGGGAACCTGCTACCTCCAGAGGAAGCTTATTTgaaatttattgttgttgttcagtcattttaatcatCTTCTGTGACCTCATGTTTCTAGTGacttcattttgggttttcttggtaaagatactagaatgtgttgctatttctttctccagcccattcacagatgaggaaactgagccaaacaggattaagtgaattcCACTGTATCACATAGCTAATACGTTTCTGAggttggattcaaactcagatcttcctgactctccattttacaatccatctactgtgccaactagctgccacAAGTTTGGATGGttataattgttaggaagtttcccCTGACAtcaagcttcagtttctttgtaaaTTCCAACCATTGCTCTTATTGGTTTCAGACTGAACAAGTTTAATTCCTGTTTGGAGGCATGAATAGATCTTTATTatacctctagaataaaatataattatagctTAGTATTTAACATTTTCCTATCATAATTCCAATCtctttttctagatttattttatattactccCCATATTGCACTCTGTTCTAGCCAAAACATCCTACTTTCTTCAGGTAGAATTTTTTCAGTTAGAACTGAGCTCTTCCCCATGCTTCTTAGAACATCTAGATTGCTTCCATTTGCAACTCATGAACTCCCATTTACTGGAAGTGTTTCTTTCCCCACaaagttcttttttctctctcttcaaattatcttgtttatatttatctgtttatatAATTTTCCACTTTGTACAATGTAAGATTTTGGAGACAagctcttttgtctttgtatctttagcacttaAGGGAGTACTATGCACAAGGTAAAAACTTCAAATACTTAGATcagtttcaaaaaaaattattatctatctctccctttttgtttttgtaaagttCACTTCATAAAACCTTCTGTAATACTTTGCATTATCACTATTCAAAATTTCCTAATTAGATTCTCCTAGATGCTAGGactttttggaatatttttgattattttttatctatctattcCGAGTTTATGCTCTCTGGTCACAACATATTGACCACTCTTGATTTCATTTGTCATTAATAAAATGTCTGATGTATGCTGCATTAAACATCTTTTAAATTTGACACAGAGGAGTCTGCTGCCGACGCCAGCGGATCCCATCCTAGGTGCGGCCCCCGAAATCCCGGGTCCTGACCGGCTCTCTGAGACTATTTCTACCCTTGCCGAATTTGGAGCGAGCCCAGAAACCTATTGCAGGGACGGCTTGGCTACTCCATCCCATCCTGAAGTCACAGCCCCTTCCAGCCTCCCTTTGGCTCCCCACTCCCTAACTTGGGAACTGGAAACGCTAGACCTTTGGACCTGCTCCCCAAAATATCGGCGCCAGCTCTAGGATATCTTCTGCTGGGAACTGAAGACATTCTCTGCGGCCAAGTGattcctcctcccctccaaaaGACTGCATTCctatttcccctctctgatcaCCCAGAAATCAGCTTCTGTCCCGCCCATCTGTCGGCTGGAACCCTGAAACGTAATCTTCAGGTACCCCAGAAAAAGTTCTTCCCACACATCTTGGAGTACTCCGAACCCAGCATTTCTGAACCAACAGGCCAGCTGTTTATCTCACACGAGCTGATCTCTAATTTGGCTCAACATCCTTAACCAGCTGAGGCGCACCCCCAAACTGCTTTTTGTCTTTGGAATCAGCCACAGGGCCGTCCCAGGACTGCACTGTATCCCCAAACTTTTCTATACCCTGAAAATATCCTCTACTGCTAATTTTGCTGAGGTGTACCAGAGAGGCAGCTGCTGGGTACCCCTAAACTATTCCCTACCTCAAAGCCGTCTGGTGTGAATCTACAAATCAGTTTCTCTACCGTACCCCATAAACCCAGCCTCTTCTTTCCCATCAGTATATCTCCTGTGCTCCTCAAAATTCCCCCTCCTCCGATGCCCTCCCAGGCACCCTCTTTTGGGGGGCCTGTGACACTGAATGTGGGGGGAACACTGTATGCTACCACCCTGGAAACTCTGACTCGATTCCCAGACTCAATGTTAGGGGCCATGTTCAGAGAGGGTGCAGCACTGCCACCCAACTCTGGTCCTCAGGGTAGCAGCTACTACTTTATTGACAGGGATGGTAAAGCCTTCCGTCACATCCTCAATTTCCTGCGCTTGGGCTGCCTGGACTTGCCTAGGGGATACGGGGAGACAGCTCTTCTGAGAGCCGAGGCTGATTTCTACCAGATCCAGCCCCTACTAGATGCACTCAGGGAACTGGAAGTAACTCAGGGAACCGAGGTGGTCACAGCTGCCTTATTCCATGCAGATGTGGATGCCACCCCACGACTGGTCCACTTCTCAGCTCGTCGAGGCCCCCACCACTATGAACTCAGTGCTGCCCGAGTTGACACCTTTAGGGCCAATATTTTCTGCACAGATCCCACCTGTCTTGGGGTGCTCCGGGCCAGGTTTGGAGTTgctgaaggggaaggaggagaaggaagtccCCATTTCCGTTTGGAATGGGCTCCCTGCCCAGAAGGGCTCCCTGAGGTTGAGTATCGACGTCTAGGATTGAAACAACTGTGGGCAGTAGGAGAGGCCGGTGAGAGGCGGGAGGTATTGGGGACACCTGGGTTCTTGGAGGAAGTGCTCCAGGTGGCTCTGGAACATGGCTTTCGACTTGACTCTGTCTTCCCAGATCCTGAGGACCTGCTCAACTCTCGATCATTGCGTTTTGTTCGACATTGAAGGATAGTGACTTGGTTTGGGGGAAATGGGAAGAGTCAATAAAGTTGGGAGGGGGTTGCAATCTCTACTCCTCTTAGATCTGTAAGAAATTTAGGATCTTCTGGAATGACTTGGAGGAAGTAGGAGCTGTGAGAGTTAAGGGGGACTCCCTGTCTATCTCTTGACTGGAGCTTCAAtctagggaggaatagaaaaattggaaaaccaaCCCTCCCCTCTCTTCTAACCTAATAGAAATGATTTTGATCAGTCCCCTAAAGGGCTATGAAATTTGAAGGGCACCTTACGGTCCCCTACTGGAGCTCAGActtgaagaggagagaaaatatcAAAAGGGATTCCAAATTAGAGGTTGGGGGGAAGTGAACTGTGGGAATCCAAGTATTATCCATAAACTTGGTATAATAAAGCTTATTGACTTATTGATCCCATACTCTGTCCCCATGTTTCATGCTGACAGAGAGTGGGGGATGAGGCAGGGAGTCTTCCTTTGTGTCTCAGTGCTATATGTCTCTGGATGACAATAGAATCTGTCATTTGCCTTTTGATCTCTGACTTTACTCCTTTCCCAGGCTCTGGGCTTTTCTAGGTCTGTTTTGGAGAGTACCTATTACAGTGTTGTTCCTTGTTGTGGAATGACTGGATTGGCACAGGGTGTGTGCATTTGTGTACATCCAATGGACGGATAGATATTTTATTGAACCATAGGGTGTATATATGAATGCATCCACAGTCCTCTGTCAACAGGGGTGAAGCTGTCTCTGTGCATCTCTGTCTCTGAGAGAGCCTGGATACAAAAGCTCTGGGATTATTTGGGCTGCTGAGGCTATTGTGTAGATATTGGTTGCTGTAATAACCATGGTCCTGATGCTAGGTTTCACTATAAGTGGGAGGCCTGAGCAGCCCTGGGctgaaagagaaattcaatacaACAAACTGAAGATTGGAAGAAGGGTTAAGAAGactgaagaggaggaaaaggaaatagaatatttactCTTCTATTTTGCACAGATCTTTTTTTCAGAAGttactatttattattcatatctaataaataagaaatgcctaagaaataataaaagtaaaacctTTTtatactgcaaaaaaaaaaaaaaaaaatttgacacAGAGCCACTAATGACTGTAAAATCATTCATGACTCTTCTCAAAATCCAGACATTCAACAAATTCTAAAACTAACTAATTTTACTATGACCTGGTCTTAAAAATTCAGCAGTAATCAGATGGAATTACTTATCAAACTCTATCCTATCAACAGCATTTCCCAGATCTACAAGTTTCATATTCctgcaaagaaggaaagaaaattaacctCTCACGATTTGTTCTTGTTGGGGCCATTGACTTTTCCTTTTTGCCAGATTTTGTgtcaacattattattatttttaagccttaccttccatcttggaatcaataccacactttgatttcaaggcagaagagtggtaagtactaggcaatgggggttaagtgacttgcctaaggtcacatagctagggagagtccgagaccagatttgaatccaggacctcctgtctctaggcctggctctcaatccactgaactacctgtCTGCCTCTCAATACTattcttaataattgttttttgacattttgcatgATATCTCCCTGCCTCctagtcctccccactctctAAGACAGCAGGGAATATAAGTTGTACACGTGTtatcataaaatatatgttttgatGTTTGTTATATTGTAAAGGAAGATACATAGTAtttccactagagaaaaattcatggaggaaataaagtgaagaatgatatgcttcaatctgcatttagactccatctgtggtagtggatagccttttttgtcatgagtctcagCCATAAACTTTTCTCAGTAGTTATTAACCATCTCTTTTATTGAAGAGATACATACATGCTAGAATTTTGCCCCAAATTAAATCAAGCTAATTGATCTAGATTTAGCAGActctattctctccttttttgaaaattaggCTAATGTTTTTCCTAGTCCAGTCCTGTGTTATTTCCCCCATTCTCCCCAGTCATTTAAATCTCAAAGACAGGAGTTTAGTGATCaaaatcactattttttttaaaatcacctttggccATGTGATTTGAattaattcagaaaaataaaatgtgttcttATTATCTCTGTATTTATGTTGACTATCAACTGCTCATTAGCCACTTCTGTCCTGTCTTTTCCAGGCCAAAGCATATTGACCtttgtaaagaaaatagaaataaaatgggaGTTGATCAGTTTTGTTGTAATTTACGATTTATTTTTCCATCCACTAAAAGCAGCGTCATGATTCCTGATTTGATCATTCTTATCCCCCAATTTAGCTTTAAACAGTTCTCTAACTATTAAATCTCCACTAATTAGATTCAGCCAAATGCTAGAACATTTTGGATCCTGACTGTCATTTAATGTGCCATCTTTACTTTTCTCGCTAGCGTCAGCTCACTCTTATCTTTAATAGGCCTGATGTGATTTTTGCAATACCACACCAGCCACAGCTTTACTACTCATCTTGCCACctgcttttgcttttgtcttcTAAACATCTTTAAGAACATATATAtgctacatatatttatatacacacatgcttATAATATGTATATTGCTTTACatcacaatcatttttcaatataTCCTCCGATTCCAAATCTtccttaaaaagagaaaatatcaaacaaaattgaTAAATATAGCAATTAAGTCTTTCATAGCTGCTATATTTGGCATCTGAAGTTACTTGAATTCTAAGTTTAACACTAGGTGCTgcatttcctcagtttttttgagctttgtgtgtatatgtataatgcCTGCACATATTGGAATTTACACTATTTTTAGTCAGAATGTGTGGTTCTGCCTACTCATCGTTGTATCAGTTCATCCAAATCTTCTGACCTATAGAATCCCCCCCCCACTCATGGCAGACTGATGGGTAGTCTGACTTAAAATTCATATTAACTTGGGAAGCATCAATCCATAGTGTGCTATATtgacctttcctttcctttaaaatttacTTCAGATCCTAACAGAGAGCTAATCCTGCAGCATACTGGGCTGAGTACCAAACTCAGagtcagaaaatatatatttgtgacCTTGGCAAATCATGTAACTTTCTTGGGCCTCAATTTggtcatctgtgaaatgaaaaagaaaattagactaCATGGCCTCCAAGTTTTCTTCCTGCAGTAAATCTTTGAGCCTATGATTCTATCCTAGATCCACTACTAATTAGCAGTCTATCCATCAAGCAAGTATTGTAACCTTCATGGGttctagtttccttatctgtgtaaTAAAGGGTATGAGGCAAAGGTAGGGGATTGTGGGGGTGGCTTAGATTATCCCTAACTATAGATTATCCAGTTTGAACATTAAATGTTTCTTTATCATCCTTTATAAAAGGATGTAATTTCAGGATTATCATAAGTAGCTTAGGATGGTGGGATTTAAATAATAACTCTGATTACTTTCCTTTTAGGTAAGCATGAGGCAGTAGGTGAATTTGGTTACTCTTTTCTTGGCTGTCTGCACTGTGATAAAGGGATAGAGATTGGACTTGTGATTCTGCTAATATGAGGAAATCCTAGtttaggaaactccctctaccaatgtaagCTAGCCATTTGTAGGAATTTaatgaataaatctaaaagaCTCTTGTGAGTAGTATATTAAATTACACTGGAGATGGGTCACAACACATATTTTTTTGCTATTGAAAAGAGATCACAGAACCAAGAATATTGGAAGCCACAAGACTAGATGCTTCTATCGTCCTTTTCAGCTTTGATTCTATGAAGCTATGGTTTTTAGCATTCTTACTTTGAGAAGCTACCACCTATTTGCTATGTTATTCCCTTCCACAATTTTCTAGAAATTTGATTTCCATAGTATAATACTTGAATACTTACCCCATCTTTCATGTCTAACTGTGATGCAGACTAAAATTCTTCTCAGTTAGAGTTAGCTCCTTCACACCCTCACCTCCACTTCCTCTAAACCAAAGGTTCTTAGCCTTTTCTGTGTCCATGCTTCAAACATTCACATGCTTGTTGTCATAGAGGAAAAGTATATTTGTAATACACCTGGGCAATTAATTACTGCTCAAAATTCCATGAGAGAACTTTTAGTGTACCCCTTGGATGAGTGTCAGAAGTTTCTAAGGGGTCTGCGGACCAATAAATAGGGATCACTCATCTAGTCtcatcctctcattttagagaggaaaaaaccaaagccaaatgaagttaaatgatttgatcaGAGATCCAAGATTTCAGTGAGTCTGAAAGCAAGCAGTAACTCCACTTTTTCTGATAGGGAAATTGAAGGTCATCGCACTTTTAATGATTTTCCACCTTATTATAAACCCTTTTGGGTTCGATGGAGGCTACCCTCAAAGTGTTATCAAAAAAGTATTAAATGAGGCAAAAATATTGCCAGATCCTCTCAGAATGATCTTCCCAATATTGGAAGATAAGTCTTAAAAAGTGTATTGAATTCTTTTCAACACTGACTGCCAATAAAGAGTTTAGGAAACCATATTGATAActaattactttccattttagtgagagaaaaaagaaagaacatgaaagacTTCTAGTAAGATGtcagaacaaaaaaattaaatggacatTTTCACAAGCGCCTCTCAGTAACATGAAAATCCACCCACTtccaaaaaaatagataaaaagaaagtctttttAGAACAATAGCCAGAGTACTTACATCATTATTGATGCTGCTGACTGGGACTATCTCTTACCACTGCAACCACAGTTTAAGATTATAGGCTAAAATTCCAAATTTTGGAAGTTGTTATGGGATTGAAGTATTgccttatttaaatataataaactcaatggaaaatttaatgaaaaagctACTATATATTTGAATGATTTGTTAAGGGGGttcaaaataagaaaagtaaatgGATTAATCTGGtaacagattttctttttaagcatacttataattttcaaaaagaataatCACAGTTTACAGAAAGAAAccattgtgaaatttttaaaaggaagaaattattcaCGACATAATTAACTTCAATGCCTGGAAAAACTGGGGAATAGTTCTGGCATATGCTATGTCTGTTGGttacatataaacatacaaatACACATTTATTTGTATAGAGTGAATGTGTAATTCATGAATTACTCTACCACAAATCTGATTTTTTGTCTATGCATATTATTACTGTCCAGCTAAATTTTcacaaaaactataaaaataataataaaacaattacaATAACCAGAATTCATATAAACTTTAAATTTGCAAACTATTTCACATACATCATTCCAATTGATATTCAAAACAACAAACCTGTTAGGTAAATAATAGTAGTGGTAAGGAGGAGAAGTAATAAAAGACAGAATCATAATACTAATAAGCCTTATAAAGTGCTATATGGTTTGCAAAGTACAAGTTACCTCATGTGAGAAAACAATATTAGATTGcacattaatatgtattatgtatatacatatcacAAACAATATAGGATAAATTCAAAAGAAGactcaaatatttttcaaaaattggtAATAGTATGAAATTCTATGGGATGTATCCAAAGAAAATCTTAGTAGCAAAAAAAGATCAagattgaaacaaggatgcccattatcacctctattatttaacattgtactagaaacactagcagtagcaattaaagaagaaaactgaaggcattaaaataggcaatgaggagaccaagttatcactctttgaagatgatatgatggtctacttaaa belongs to Monodelphis domestica isolate mMonDom1 chromosome 8, mMonDom1.pri, whole genome shotgun sequence and includes:
- the LOC100021892 gene encoding BTB/POZ domain-containing protein KCTD11-like is translated as MPSQAPSFGGPVTLNVGGTLYATTLETLTRFPDSMLGAMFREGAALPPNSGPQGSSYYFIDRDGKAFRHILNFLRLGCLDLPRGYGETALLRAEADFYQIQPLLDALRELEVTQGTEVVTAALFHADVDATPRLVHFSARRGPHHYELSAARVDTFRANIFCTDPTCLGVLRARFGVAEGEGGEGSPHFRLEWAPCPEGLPEVEYRRLGLKQLWAVGEAGERREVLGTPGFLEEVLQVALEHGFRLDSVFPDPEDLLNSRSLRFVRH